In the Polyangiaceae bacterium genome, one interval contains:
- a CDS encoding lamin tail domain-containing protein has product MSTASIRRRWIRHSTRLLGLTAALGTSLTAGCSSPSEEESIGSQQHALSTGLVIAEVYGGGGNSGAPYNTDFVVLFNRGTTAVSLNGLSLQYASTGGSFSAASNAFALPNVMVQPGKYYLVAYANGATGSAIPTPDATANPLTNLSGSNGKVALVSTPLDGCGTTGTPCAMTNVVDFVGYGSAQQFEGSAATGALSNTTSAIRKGGGCTETDDNAADFDVAAPTPRNDATAANSCAPADAGTGGTGGTGGTGGATGGTGGATGGTGGATGGTGGATGGTGGATGGTGGATGGTGGTATGGTGGGTVDAGPAPTGLVIAETYGGSGNDAPYRNDYVVIFNRGTAPASLANTFVQYASATGSFNGTGFNVTALPAVTLNAGQYFLVQMAEGPVTTGTQGAALPTPDATGTSNMSLSAGKVALVFGAPLDGCGASGSACTGSSILDLVGYGTTASQFEGAGAAPAPSVQMGDQRKNGGCQDTDDNAADFDAAAPAPKNTASPLNDCSSTGTGGTGGGGAGTGGGSAGTGTGGGSAGTGTGGSGIGGSGFGGSATGGFGNFGGGLNNPGTGSSSDDSGCGCRAPKSSETPKAAWLLGMLGLGLLARRRRR; this is encoded by the coding sequence ATGAGCACCGCTTCAATTCGTCGTCGTTGGATTCGTCATTCCACTCGCCTGCTCGGCCTCACGGCTGCGCTGGGAACGTCCCTGACCGCGGGCTGTTCGAGCCCCAGTGAGGAAGAGAGCATTGGTTCGCAGCAGCACGCCCTGTCGACGGGCTTGGTGATCGCGGAAGTGTATGGTGGGGGTGGAAACAGCGGCGCGCCTTACAACACCGACTTCGTCGTCCTGTTCAATCGCGGCACGACGGCGGTGAGCCTCAATGGACTCTCGTTGCAGTATGCCTCGACCGGCGGCTCCTTTTCAGCGGCCAGCAACGCGTTCGCGTTGCCCAACGTGATGGTTCAACCCGGCAAGTACTACTTGGTGGCATACGCGAACGGCGCCACCGGATCGGCCATCCCGACGCCTGATGCGACTGCCAATCCCTTGACGAACTTGTCCGGGTCGAACGGCAAGGTCGCCCTGGTCTCCACGCCGCTGGACGGATGTGGGACCACCGGAACGCCCTGTGCGATGACGAACGTCGTCGACTTCGTTGGCTACGGAAGTGCGCAACAGTTCGAAGGCTCTGCCGCGACTGGCGCGCTTTCCAACACCACCAGCGCCATCCGCAAGGGCGGGGGCTGCACCGAGACCGACGACAACGCCGCCGATTTCGACGTTGCCGCTCCGACGCCGCGGAACGATGCGACGGCAGCAAACTCCTGTGCTCCCGCGGACGCCGGCACGGGCGGTACCGGCGGCACAGGTGGCACCGGCGGAGCGACGGGTGGCACCGGCGGAGCGACGGGTGGCACTGGTGGAGCGACGGGCGGCACTGGTGGAGCGACGGGCGGCACTGGTGGAGCGACGGGCGGCACCGGCGGAGCGACGGGCGGCACCGGTGGCACCGCGACGGGCGGCACTGGTGGCGGCACCGTCGATGCGGGGCCCGCGCCGACGGGCTTGGTGATTGCGGAGACCTACGGCGGCTCTGGCAACGACGCGCCGTATCGCAACGACTACGTCGTGATCTTCAATCGCGGTACCGCGCCGGCCTCCTTGGCCAACACCTTCGTGCAGTACGCATCCGCCACGGGTAGCTTCAATGGAACGGGCTTCAACGTGACGGCGCTACCCGCGGTAACGCTGAACGCTGGGCAGTACTTCCTGGTGCAGATGGCCGAAGGCCCCGTGACCACCGGGACGCAGGGCGCTGCGCTTCCAACACCGGATGCGACGGGCACGAGCAACATGTCCTTGTCCGCCGGCAAGGTGGCGCTGGTGTTCGGCGCTCCTCTCGACGGCTGCGGTGCGTCGGGCAGCGCCTGCACGGGCAGCTCGATCTTGGATCTCGTCGGCTACGGCACGACTGCTTCGCAGTTCGAAGGTGCGGGCGCGGCTCCCGCGCCAAGCGTGCAGATGGGTGACCAACGCAAGAATGGCGGATGCCAAGACACCGACGACAACGCCGCCGACTTCGACGCGGCAGCGCCGGCACCGAAGAACACGGCATCCCCGCTGAACGACTGCTCCAGCACTGGCACCGGTGGAACGGGCGGTGGTGGTGCAGGCACCGGCGGCGGCAGCGCTGGAACGGGAACGGGCGGTGGTAGCGCGGGCACTGGAACCGGAGGCAGCGGCATTGGCGGCAGCGGTTTCGGTGGCTCCGCGACGGGCGGATTCGGCAACTTCGGTGGCGGGCTGAACAACCCCGGCACTGGCAGCTCGTCGGATGACAGCGGTTGCGGCTGTCGGGCGCCCAAGAGCTCGGAAACGCCGAAGGCCGCTTGGCTGCTCGGCATGCTCGGTCTGGGACTGCTCGCGCGCCGTCGTCGTCGCTGA
- a CDS encoding diguanylate cyclase — protein MLWRRSNPPKKSERPSVPVLENDFDRALDTLTLVLRKVGQHSLGGSTREPNEVGEEYDAWATKLSLGEPPKEDEAGVVRDWGGVRRFVSEQRKDEHDHVSHSLSNLREAVRELTRLTCDTIGGDREADARVETQLGHLVTALNDPDTDHLRREASALAELLRTVLDSRKRRESDQVKRLRDHVRVLREQLSAAREKANTDALTGLFNASAFHEQLERVAELGLLFETEPCLLLIDVDDFASVNDSLGRAAGDRALRSVADTIVRQFLRREDFVARHRGEAFAILVPDSRVDAMAQRAEHLRQVLAGQGLEVAGQRMTLTLSLGLATMIPGEAADTWLSRTEQALHEAQRGGGNRLVVCT, from the coding sequence ATGCTCTGGCGGCGCTCCAATCCACCAAAAAAGAGCGAACGGCCCAGCGTGCCGGTTCTGGAGAACGACTTCGATCGCGCCTTGGACACGCTTACCTTGGTACTGCGCAAGGTTGGGCAGCATTCGCTCGGGGGTAGCACGCGAGAGCCGAACGAGGTGGGTGAGGAGTACGACGCTTGGGCCACCAAGCTGTCCCTGGGCGAGCCTCCCAAAGAAGACGAAGCCGGCGTCGTTCGCGACTGGGGTGGTGTGCGGCGCTTCGTCTCCGAGCAGCGCAAAGACGAGCACGACCATGTCAGTCACTCCCTGAGCAATCTGCGCGAAGCGGTTCGCGAGTTGACGCGGCTCACTTGCGATACGATCGGCGGCGACCGCGAAGCCGACGCGCGGGTCGAAACCCAGCTCGGTCATCTGGTCACGGCTCTGAACGACCCGGACACGGACCACCTGCGACGGGAAGCAAGTGCCCTGGCCGAGCTCCTGCGCACGGTGCTGGACAGCCGAAAACGCCGCGAGTCGGATCAAGTGAAGCGCCTGCGAGACCACGTACGCGTGTTGCGTGAGCAGCTGAGTGCTGCGCGCGAAAAGGCCAACACCGACGCGCTCACCGGGCTCTTCAACGCCTCCGCGTTTCACGAGCAACTGGAGCGGGTGGCAGAGTTGGGGCTGTTGTTCGAAACCGAGCCCTGCTTGCTCTTGATCGACGTGGACGACTTTGCCAGCGTGAACGACTCTCTGGGACGAGCTGCAGGGGATCGCGCGCTGCGCTCAGTGGCCGATACCATCGTGCGTCAGTTCCTCCGGCGGGAGGACTTCGTCGCTCGGCACCGGGGAGAGGCGTTTGCGATTCTCGTGCCCGACAGCCGCGTGGATGCCATGGCTCAGCGAGCCGAACACCTCAGACAAGTGCTCGCGGGGCAAGGCTTGGAGGTGGCGGGGCAGCGCATGACGCTGACGTTGTCCCTGGGTCTGGCTACGATGATTCCCGGTGAAGCAGCGGACACGTGGCTCTCCCGCACTGAGCAAGCGCTCCACGAAGCACAACGGGGCGGAGGCAATCGCCTCGTTGTTTGTACCTGA
- a CDS encoding NFACT RNA binding domain-containing protein, which yields MASKGRPYRTLEFEGFEILVGRGDEENDELTFRVARPYDLWLHVGGGTPGSHVVVRNPDRGEVPKAVVEQAAALAAWFSKARNASRVDVHVCRASDVSKPRGAKRGLVQLKRYKRVRVAPAPPPAGDDGESSDG from the coding sequence GTGGCAAGCAAGGGACGCCCCTACCGCACCTTGGAGTTCGAGGGCTTCGAGATCCTCGTTGGCCGAGGTGACGAAGAGAACGACGAGCTCACATTTCGAGTGGCGCGCCCCTACGACCTCTGGCTACACGTCGGCGGGGGCACGCCGGGGAGCCATGTCGTGGTCCGGAATCCCGACCGCGGCGAGGTCCCCAAGGCGGTCGTGGAGCAGGCTGCAGCCCTGGCTGCGTGGTTCTCCAAAGCGCGAAATGCGTCACGGGTGGACGTGCACGTTTGTCGTGCTTCGGACGTGAGCAAGCCCCGTGGCGCCAAGCGCGGCCTGGTGCAGCTCAAACGCTACAAGCGTGTGCGCGTCGCTCCCGCGCCTCCGCCCGCTGGTGACGACGGCGAGTCCTCCGACGGTTGA
- a CDS encoding cyclic nucleotide-binding domain-containing protein, protein MAIPPAQLKQLPMFANITEAHIAELAAAFEEISAKPGEVLFEAGRIPTRFLILLDGAISLTQEGEERFVLRPLAPVGELGAITGLPRNMTATAAAPSKLLSITVQGLMDFCEAHGDVAFPVHHNLLHIVADKLGRDRRRIEEMRANLITTQKAMKRMREALLEADDTPLTKQLFEELDGLIEQNKRWHYLVEPPRALAASVRLDGGQVAPVLAMSKDRIDFAAAGEPPRKGVDWSAVLVTADREIPVSGSVRESSSERVVVALDLLIDDYMHQLEDYLTRVQMLDVVV, encoded by the coding sequence ATGGCAATCCCTCCCGCACAGCTCAAGCAGCTGCCCATGTTCGCGAACATCACCGAGGCGCACATTGCCGAGTTGGCCGCGGCCTTCGAGGAGATCAGCGCCAAGCCGGGTGAAGTCCTGTTCGAAGCCGGCCGCATTCCCACCCGCTTCCTGATCCTGCTGGATGGCGCCATCTCCTTGACCCAAGAGGGAGAGGAACGTTTCGTGCTCCGGCCGCTGGCACCCGTGGGTGAGCTCGGGGCCATCACGGGGTTGCCCCGGAACATGACCGCGACCGCGGCGGCACCGAGCAAGCTGTTGTCGATCACGGTGCAGGGGCTGATGGACTTCTGCGAAGCCCACGGCGACGTCGCCTTCCCAGTGCATCACAATCTGTTGCACATCGTGGCAGACAAGCTGGGGCGTGATCGGCGCCGCATCGAGGAGATGCGAGCGAACTTGATCACCACGCAGAAGGCGATGAAGCGCATGCGAGAGGCGCTCTTGGAAGCCGACGACACCCCACTGACCAAACAGCTGTTCGAAGAGCTCGATGGATTGATCGAGCAGAACAAGCGCTGGCATTATCTGGTCGAGCCGCCGCGCGCGCTCGCCGCCAGCGTGCGGCTGGACGGCGGCCAAGTCGCGCCAGTGCTCGCGATGTCGAAGGACCGCATCGACTTCGCCGCGGCAGGCGAACCGCCACGCAAAGGCGTCGACTGGAGCGCGGTGTTGGTGACTGCGGACCGCGAAATACCCGTGAGTGGAAGTGTGCGGGAGAGCAGCAGCGAGCGGGTGGTCGTGGCTCTGGATCTGCTCATCGACGACTACATGCACCAACTGGAAGACTACCTGACGCGCGTGCAGATGCTGGATGTGGTGGTCTAG
- a CDS encoding GDSL-type esterase/lipase family protein, whose translation MAQLAPSPIRTPNPEIEATGDELHTFQEAVARLVRQPQQHLVRVAFYGDSNLTLDHLSGTLRRELQAKLGDGGHGFLGVGAPWRGYRHRDVKRTMVGFWETYIFTRGARPRVGGFGAAGMSAASAEPGAKVKFATASADSPVGSRASRLFVFHHQYQAGGRYRVDIDGQRGDEVNTQGEPEGLVHREFEFEDRAHAFELRNLDKRFVHLYGLALERSSGVVVDTFAVTGATYGGIAKLQDEPARRMLRARRHDLVIVMLGTNFWNSKENVAGLSALVSRHRTDNPKVGVLVLSPPDHVRSKGSASSDPRVVAVANELRAAAKELGVAYWDTRAAMGGDGSMREFYQRGLAGEDLYHLTREGGDLLGRRLAHALLTSHARYVGTHPQAGCAPQSEKSSGN comes from the coding sequence GTGGCGCAGCTTGCGCCTAGCCCCATCCGTACTCCGAATCCCGAGATAGAGGCGACCGGGGACGAGCTGCACACCTTTCAGGAAGCCGTGGCGCGCCTGGTGCGGCAACCGCAGCAACACCTGGTGCGCGTGGCCTTCTACGGCGACTCCAACCTCACCTTGGACCACCTCTCGGGGACCTTGCGCCGGGAGCTACAAGCGAAGCTCGGGGACGGTGGGCATGGGTTTCTGGGCGTCGGTGCACCCTGGCGAGGCTACCGGCATCGCGACGTCAAGCGCACGATGGTGGGATTCTGGGAAACGTACATCTTCACTCGGGGCGCGCGGCCACGTGTCGGCGGTTTCGGCGCGGCGGGAATGTCCGCGGCCAGCGCCGAACCCGGCGCCAAGGTGAAATTCGCCACCGCTTCCGCGGATTCTCCAGTGGGTTCGAGGGCAAGCCGGCTGTTCGTCTTCCATCACCAATACCAAGCGGGGGGACGCTATCGCGTCGACATCGATGGGCAGCGCGGCGACGAAGTGAACACCCAGGGCGAGCCCGAAGGCCTGGTGCATCGCGAATTCGAGTTCGAAGATCGCGCCCACGCCTTCGAACTGCGGAACCTCGACAAGCGCTTCGTTCATCTCTACGGCTTGGCGCTCGAGCGCTCCAGTGGCGTAGTCGTGGATACTTTCGCCGTGACCGGCGCGACCTACGGTGGCATCGCCAAGCTTCAAGATGAGCCGGCACGACGCATGCTGCGCGCGCGCCGCCACGATCTGGTGATCGTGATGCTGGGCACCAATTTTTGGAACTCGAAAGAGAACGTGGCGGGGCTGTCGGCCTTGGTGTCACGACACCGCACCGACAATCCCAAGGTTGGCGTGCTGGTGCTCAGCCCTCCGGATCACGTGCGCAGCAAGGGCAGCGCCAGTTCAGACCCACGCGTGGTCGCCGTCGCGAATGAGCTGCGCGCCGCAGCGAAAGAACTGGGCGTGGCGTATTGGGATACGCGCGCCGCCATGGGCGGCGATGGTTCGATGCGCGAGTTCTACCAGCGCGGACTTGCTGGGGAGGACCTCTACCACCTGACCCGCGAGGGGGGCGACCTTCTCGGGCGCCGGCTGGCCCACGCACTGCTGACCAGCCACGCGCGCTATGTCGGAACCCACCCCCAAGCGGGCTGCGCGCCACAAAGCGAAAAAAGTTCCGGGAATTGA
- the sucC gene encoding ADP-forming succinate--CoA ligase subunit beta: protein MKIHEYQGKQIFSKYGIVVPKGYPAFSADEVEQKAKQLINETGISVVVVKAQIHAGGRGKGGGVKVVKDGANAARETAAKLLGMQLVTHQTGPEGQKVRRLYVEQGLDIARELYLGMVVDREKRRIALMASTEGGVEIEKVAAETPEKILTEHVDPVMGLAGYQARKLAYGLDITKGSPDPKRTMKEFVSTVTALAKLFEKEDCSLCEINPLVVTKQGGIVALDAKLNFDDNATGRHKEWTELRDKDEEDPVEAEAKAAGLSYVSLDGDIGCLVNGAGLAMSTMDIIKHYGGEPANFLDVGGGASKEQVETAFKMILSSDKVKGIFVNIFGGIMKCDVIAEGVVAATRELGLEVPLVVRLEGTNVERGKQILAESGLAIQPADTMADGAQKIVAAVRG from the coding sequence ATGAAAATTCACGAGTACCAAGGCAAGCAGATCTTTTCCAAGTACGGCATTGTCGTGCCGAAGGGCTACCCGGCCTTCAGCGCGGACGAGGTAGAACAGAAGGCCAAGCAGCTGATCAACGAAACGGGAATCTCCGTCGTCGTGGTCAAAGCGCAGATTCACGCTGGTGGCCGCGGCAAGGGCGGCGGCGTGAAAGTCGTGAAGGACGGCGCCAACGCCGCCCGCGAAACGGCTGCGAAGTTGCTCGGCATGCAGCTGGTGACGCACCAGACCGGTCCTGAAGGACAAAAGGTACGGCGCCTATACGTCGAGCAAGGGCTCGACATCGCCCGCGAGCTGTACCTCGGTATGGTGGTCGACCGCGAGAAGCGCCGCATCGCGCTGATGGCGTCCACGGAAGGCGGCGTCGAGATTGAAAAAGTCGCAGCGGAAACTCCGGAGAAGATCCTCACCGAGCACGTCGACCCGGTGATGGGGCTTGCCGGCTACCAGGCACGCAAGCTCGCCTATGGTCTCGACATCACGAAAGGCTCGCCAGATCCGAAGCGAACCATGAAGGAATTCGTGTCGACGGTCACCGCACTCGCCAAGTTGTTCGAGAAGGAAGACTGCAGCCTGTGCGAGATCAACCCGCTGGTGGTCACGAAGCAGGGCGGCATCGTCGCCTTGGACGCGAAGTTGAACTTCGACGACAACGCCACCGGCCGCCACAAAGAGTGGACGGAGCTCCGCGACAAGGACGAAGAGGACCCCGTGGAGGCGGAAGCCAAGGCGGCTGGGCTCTCTTACGTTTCCCTGGACGGCGACATTGGCTGCCTGGTCAACGGGGCGGGCTTGGCCATGTCCACCATGGACATCATCAAACACTACGGCGGGGAACCGGCGAACTTCTTGGACGTCGGGGGAGGCGCCAGCAAGGAGCAGGTCGAGACTGCCTTCAAGATGATCCTCTCCTCGGACAAGGTGAAGGGCATCTTCGTCAACATCTTCGGTGGAATCATGAAGTGCGACGTGATTGCGGAAGGCGTCGTGGCTGCGACGCGAGAGCTGGGACTCGAGGTGCCGCTGGTCGTCCGCCTCGAGGGAACCAATGTCGAGCGGGGCAAGCAAATCCTGGCAGAGAGCGGGCTCGCAATTCAGCCCGCGGACACGATGGCCGACGGTGCGCAGAAGATCGTCGCTGCGGTACGTGGTTGA
- the sucD gene encoding succinate--CoA ligase subunit alpha gives MAILVDKNTRIVVQGITGSAGSFHTSQCIAYGTQIVAGCTPGRGGETFEADGPSGSKVKVPVFDTVAQAVKKTEATVACVFVPALFAADAILEAADAGCSLVVCITEGIPVMDMIRARRALEGREVRLIGPNCPGIITPGGCKLGIMPGHIHKAGHIGVVSRSGTLTYEAVGQLTALGLGQSTCIGIGGDPVGGMDFVDILKLFNEDPDTHAVMMMGEIGGNAEERAAQYIKAHMKKPVAGFIAGTTAPAGKRMGHAGAIISGGKGTAKDKIAALQAAGVKVAPTPAEMGTTLKSLL, from the coding sequence ATGGCAATCCTAGTCGACAAGAACACTCGCATCGTCGTTCAAGGCATCACCGGCTCGGCCGGCTCGTTCCACACTTCCCAGTGCATCGCCTACGGCACGCAGATCGTCGCTGGCTGCACGCCCGGACGCGGCGGGGAAACCTTCGAAGCCGACGGCCCCTCGGGCTCGAAAGTGAAGGTCCCGGTTTTTGACACGGTGGCGCAAGCAGTGAAGAAGACCGAAGCCACCGTCGCGTGCGTCTTCGTGCCAGCATTGTTTGCCGCCGACGCCATCCTGGAGGCCGCAGATGCGGGATGCTCCCTGGTGGTGTGCATCACCGAGGGCATTCCGGTGATGGACATGATCCGTGCGCGACGGGCACTCGAGGGGCGCGAAGTGCGTCTGATCGGCCCCAACTGCCCCGGCATCATCACGCCAGGCGGGTGCAAATTGGGCATCATGCCCGGCCACATTCACAAGGCAGGCCACATCGGCGTAGTCAGCCGCTCGGGCACGCTCACCTACGAAGCGGTCGGGCAGCTCACGGCGCTCGGCCTGGGCCAGTCCACCTGCATCGGCATCGGCGGCGATCCGGTTGGGGGCATGGACTTCGTGGACATCCTGAAACTCTTCAACGAAGACCCCGACACCCACGCAGTGATGATGATGGGGGAAATCGGCGGAAACGCCGAGGAGCGAGCAGCCCAGTACATCAAGGCTCACATGAAGAAGCCGGTGGCGGGTTTCATTGCGGGAACCACGGCCCCTGCTGGCAAGCGCATGGGGCACGCAGGCGCCATCATCAGCGGAGGCAAGGGAACGGCGAAGGACAAGATCGCCGCGCTTCAGGCCGCGGGCGTCAAGGTCGCCCCCACCCCAGCGGAAATGGGCACGACGCTGAAGAGCTTGCTCTGA
- the ndk gene encoding nucleoside-diphosphate kinase — translation MAKQRTLCIIKPDAVEKRVQGHILQRLLDEGFAVLAMQQVHLSRKQAEGFYAVHKERPFFDELCTFMTRGPVVVVALERENAVQHYRDVIGATDPAKAADGTIRKAHGSNVGENAVHGSDSEENGAKECAYFFPGHALI, via the coding sequence ATGGCAAAACAACGAACGCTCTGCATCATCAAGCCCGACGCCGTCGAGAAGCGCGTCCAAGGACACATCCTGCAGCGCTTGCTGGATGAAGGCTTTGCCGTACTGGCAATGCAGCAAGTTCACCTGTCTCGCAAGCAGGCTGAAGGCTTTTACGCGGTCCACAAGGAGCGCCCCTTCTTCGACGAACTCTGCACTTTCATGACACGCGGGCCGGTCGTCGTCGTCGCGTTGGAGCGCGAGAACGCCGTGCAGCACTACCGTGACGTCATCGGCGCCACGGATCCGGCCAAGGCAGCAGACGGCACGATCCGCAAGGCCCACGGCAGCAACGTCGGGGAAAACGCGGTGCACGGCTCGGATTCCGAGGAAAACGGCGCCAAAGAGTGCGCCTACTTCTTTCCCGGACACGCGCTAATCTGA
- a CDS encoding 2,3,4,5-tetrahydropyridine-2,6-dicarboxylate N-succinyltransferase — protein MSDDELRERIERAWEDRKLLEDSEYRGAVLEVLKRLDAGTLRVASREAPGKWTTHAWVKQAVLLYFGVTAMEQGQLGPIEYYDKIPLKRGLEAAGVRVVPPGTIRYGAHVERGAIVMPGYVNIGAWVGSGSMVDTWATVGSCAQIGRNCHLSGGVGIGGVLEPPGAQPVIVEDGCFIGSRCIIVEGMLVEEECVIGAGVTLTASTAIIDVTGEAPVEVRGRVPARSVVIPGMRPKRFPAGEYQVPCALIIGKRKESTDKKTSLNSALREFAVQV, from the coding sequence ATGTCGGACGACGAATTGCGCGAGAGGATCGAGCGCGCCTGGGAAGATCGAAAGCTCCTGGAGGATTCCGAGTACCGAGGCGCGGTGCTCGAGGTCTTGAAGCGGCTGGACGCTGGGACGCTGCGAGTAGCTAGCCGTGAGGCACCAGGCAAGTGGACGACCCATGCATGGGTGAAACAGGCCGTGCTGCTGTACTTCGGCGTCACCGCCATGGAGCAAGGGCAGCTCGGGCCCATCGAGTACTACGACAAGATCCCACTCAAGCGCGGGCTCGAGGCAGCGGGTGTGCGCGTGGTTCCCCCGGGAACGATCCGCTACGGCGCCCACGTGGAGCGTGGCGCAATCGTCATGCCGGGCTATGTCAACATCGGTGCCTGGGTCGGCAGCGGAAGCATGGTCGACACTTGGGCTACCGTTGGCTCATGCGCGCAAATCGGACGCAATTGCCACCTGTCCGGCGGCGTTGGCATCGGTGGTGTACTGGAGCCACCAGGCGCTCAGCCCGTGATCGTCGAGGACGGCTGCTTCATCGGTTCCCGCTGCATCATCGTGGAGGGCATGCTGGTGGAAGAAGAGTGCGTCATTGGCGCGGGCGTCACGCTGACGGCGTCCACCGCCATCATCGACGTGACTGGCGAGGCGCCCGTCGAGGTGCGCGGTCGTGTCCCTGCACGCAGCGTCGTGATTCCGGGCATGCGCCCCAAGCGCTTCCCCGCTGGCGAGTACCAGGTGCCCTGTGCGCTGATCATCGGCAAGCGCAAGGAGAGCACGGACAAGAAAACGAGCCTGAACTCCGCGCTGCGTGAGTTCGCGGTGCAAGTGTGA
- the dapE gene encoding succinyl-diaminopimelate desuccinylase, with the protein MSAPLEQTLLWLCQVPSPIGEESELCGLVCERLAQRNLAGPIRRYGDSIVVPLWRGERGPHVALAGHLDVVRTVHDAPARIEGDRLYGAGAADMKSGLSLMLDVAESERIHGMDLTLVFYAREEGPFLENELGEVLERDSELRQVDFAVALEPSDNKLQLGCGGSVHATVRFHGRTAHSARPWQGENAIHKAAGLLARLGALAPEHVEVDGLTWANVTSATLASGGRGRNVIPDVFELNVNRRFGPDRSLEQVLAEMSELFGSDCEVEFTDKSPAAPPLAQHPLVQALSGAGVKSVEPKQAWTDVARFAGLGIPAVNFGPGVQAQAHQRNEWTSIPQLYEGRDILSRWLSEIAR; encoded by the coding sequence GTGAGCGCGCCTCTCGAGCAAACGCTTCTCTGGTTGTGTCAGGTTCCTTCCCCGATTGGGGAGGAGAGTGAGCTGTGCGGCCTGGTGTGCGAACGCCTGGCGCAGCGAAACCTTGCGGGACCGATTCGCCGCTATGGCGACTCGATCGTCGTCCCCTTGTGGCGTGGAGAGCGCGGACCGCACGTCGCGCTTGCGGGCCACTTGGACGTGGTTCGCACCGTGCATGATGCGCCGGCCCGCATCGAGGGAGACCGGCTGTACGGCGCGGGCGCCGCCGACATGAAGAGTGGCCTCTCGTTGATGCTCGACGTGGCGGAGTCCGAGCGAATCCACGGCATGGACCTGACGCTGGTGTTCTACGCGCGCGAAGAAGGGCCGTTCTTGGAGAACGAGCTCGGCGAGGTCTTGGAGCGCGACTCGGAGCTGCGACAGGTGGACTTCGCCGTCGCCCTCGAACCCAGCGACAACAAGCTCCAGCTCGGCTGTGGAGGCTCCGTCCATGCAACCGTGCGCTTCCACGGCCGCACCGCGCACAGCGCCCGGCCTTGGCAGGGCGAGAACGCGATCCACAAGGCAGCCGGCCTGCTCGCGAGACTGGGCGCCCTGGCCCCCGAGCACGTGGAAGTGGACGGCCTGACCTGGGCCAACGTGACGAGCGCCACCTTGGCGTCGGGAGGGCGCGGGCGAAACGTGATCCCCGATGTGTTCGAGCTCAACGTGAACCGTCGCTTCGGCCCCGACCGCTCCTTGGAGCAGGTGTTGGCGGAAATGAGCGAGCTGTTCGGCAGCGACTGCGAGGTGGAGTTCACCGACAAGAGCCCTGCGGCACCGCCTTTGGCGCAGCACCCGCTGGTACAGGCCCTGAGCGGCGCCGGGGTGAAGAGTGTGGAGCCGAAGCAAGCCTGGACGGATGTTGCGCGCTTTGCGGGCTTGGGCATTCCCGCCGTAAACTTTGGCCCAGGCGTTCAGGCTCAGGCGCACCAACGCAACGAATGGACTTCGATTCCACAGCTCTACGAAGGGCGCGACATCTTGTCGCGCTGGCTTTCGGAAATCGCTCGATGA
- the fdhD gene encoding formate dehydrogenase accessory sulfurtransferase FdhD, whose amino-acid sequence MTRGFESVATVRHSDGARVDEEDAVAAEEPLEIRIDDDVFAVTLRTPGSDLELVVGLLWSEGIIDSRDDIGSLSHCRDANSGANPNVVRVTSAPGRVLVTENTVRRGTLVSSACGVCGRKSIDDLCERTRPISTAARLPASRIVALPSELGEHQSAFAITGGVHAAGLFMNDRLHLAREDVGRHNAVDKVLGRLVLDATEVTPDAVLVVSGRAGFDIVQKACVAQVPFVVAVSAPSSMSVGLARAAGITLVGFARGGGFRVYSHPDRVV is encoded by the coding sequence GTGACGCGGGGTTTCGAGTCGGTCGCCACCGTTAGACACTCGGACGGTGCGCGCGTGGACGAGGAGGACGCCGTCGCCGCTGAAGAACCCCTGGAGATCCGCATCGACGACGACGTGTTCGCGGTCACCCTGCGCACGCCTGGCTCGGACTTGGAACTCGTCGTGGGGCTGCTGTGGTCGGAAGGGATCATCGATTCTCGCGACGACATTGGCTCCCTGTCCCACTGTCGCGACGCCAACAGCGGCGCGAATCCCAACGTGGTTCGAGTCACCTCGGCGCCGGGGCGTGTGCTCGTCACCGAAAACACGGTTCGCCGGGGAACTCTGGTCAGCTCAGCTTGTGGAGTGTGTGGGCGCAAGAGCATCGACGATTTGTGCGAGCGCACACGGCCGATCTCGACTGCGGCGCGGCTACCCGCGTCCCGAATTGTCGCGCTTCCCAGCGAACTTGGGGAACACCAATCCGCCTTCGCCATCACCGGTGGGGTCCATGCCGCGGGGCTGTTCATGAACGACCGACTGCACCTGGCGCGAGAGGACGTGGGCCGTCACAACGCGGTCGACAAGGTGCTTGGCCGACTCGTGCTGGACGCGACCGAGGTGACCCCCGACGCCGTACTGGTGGTCAGTGGGCGCGCGGGCTTCGACATCGTGCAGAAGGCGTGCGTGGCCCAGGTCCCCTTCGTCGTCGCAGTATCCGCCCCGAGCTCCATGTCCGTGGGGTTGGCGCGGGCAGCCGGCATCACGCTGGTGGGGTTTGCGCGAGGCGGCGGCTTCCGCGTCTATTCCCACCCTGACCGCGTGGTCTGA